A region from the Sandaracinus amylolyticus genome encodes:
- a CDS encoding LysR family transcriptional regulator — translation MTALPPLPHLEAFCRTYELGSFTRAARALALTPQAVSRSVARLEEELGATLFRRTTRSLAATDEGRRYYEHAAQAIALLRAGGEAMREKRNTPSGLVRISVPTTYGLSRFAPRLGEFQRLNPHVQVEMQVSNHNVDFVRDGCDLAIRHGTIADHSLVARRLGTFPLAIVASPAYLARRGRPHTPDDLASHDCITFVLPRTGRAMPWSVGSPPRRIEPLARYRCAEDMVGVVALARAGLGLAHAYVFMFADHVRRGELVEVLEEHRGASRPFSLVYPRATARSSAVRAMIEFIVATREP, via the coding sequence ATGACCGCGCTGCCTCCGCTCCCGCACCTCGAGGCGTTCTGCCGGACGTACGAGCTCGGGAGCTTCACCCGCGCGGCGCGCGCCCTCGCGCTCACGCCCCAGGCGGTGAGCCGGAGCGTCGCGCGGCTCGAGGAGGAGCTCGGGGCGACGTTGTTCCGCCGCACCACGCGCAGCCTCGCCGCGACCGACGAGGGCCGTCGCTACTACGAGCACGCCGCGCAGGCGATCGCCCTCTTGCGCGCGGGCGGCGAGGCCATGCGCGAGAAGCGCAACACGCCGTCGGGCCTGGTGCGCATCAGCGTCCCCACGACCTACGGGCTCTCCCGGTTCGCGCCGCGCCTGGGCGAGTTCCAGCGTCTCAACCCGCACGTACAAGTGGAGATGCAGGTCTCGAATCACAACGTCGACTTCGTGCGCGACGGGTGCGACCTCGCGATCCGGCACGGCACGATCGCCGACCACTCGCTGGTCGCGCGGCGCCTCGGCACGTTCCCGCTCGCGATCGTCGCGAGCCCGGCGTACCTCGCGCGTCGAGGCCGACCGCACACGCCCGACGATCTCGCGTCCCACGACTGCATCACGTTCGTGCTCCCGCGCACCGGTCGCGCGATGCCGTGGTCGGTCGGCTCGCCACCGCGCCGCATCGAGCCGCTCGCGCGTTATCGCTGCGCCGAGGACATGGTCGGCGTGGTCGCGCTGGCGCGCGCAGGCCTCGGCCTCGCGCACGCGTACGTCTTCATGTTCGCCGACCACGTCCGCCGCGGAGAGCTCGTCGAGGTGCTCGAGGAGCACCGCGGCGCGAGCCGCCCGTTCTCGCTGGTCTATCCGCGCGCGACGGCGCGCTCGAGCGCGGTGCGCGCGATGATCGAGTTCATCGTCGCGACGCGCGAGCCGTGA